A section of the Spirosoma pollinicola genome encodes:
- a CDS encoding DUF3820 family protein encodes MADEPAQGNTDILRELIHYQMPFGKYKGHLIRTLPVSYLEWFVQKGFPAGKLGMLLQTMYEIRLNGLEYLLDGLRKGKM; translated from the coding sequence ATGGCTGACGAACCCGCACAAGGCAACACCGATATTTTACGGGAATTGATTCATTATCAGATGCCCTTCGGCAAATACAAAGGGCATCTGATCAGAACGCTACCGGTTTCTTATCTGGAATGGTTCGTACAAAAAGGGTTTCCAGCGGGTAAACTGGGTATGTTATTACAAACGATGTACGAAATCCGGCTCAATGGACTGGAGTATTTGCTGGATGGATTGAGGAAGGGAAAAATGTGA
- a CDS encoding M14 family metallopeptidase — MNISPLCGLKRISLLVCTYFWLTSSFVNGQQKAIPKPEETLGFPVGADFKLATYEQSLAYFKKLDDASDMVKLVHVGETSEGRPWYFALISAKKNLDNIDKYRAIAQRLAHPAGLTDEEAKKLSLEGRPLVHIDGGLHASEVAGAQHTISLAYDILTKADDPKIKNILDNVILLLWPSLNPDGQTMIGDWYKSNVGTPYEIAPPPFLYQKYVGHDNNRDAYMLNMIESRVVIRTWREWEPNIIFVHHQTAPFPTRIWLPPFAEPIASQTPPIIAREVNMIGMAMAQALESNGQKGATHMGTGFDAWYPGYIDYMPVLQNIPAFWTETALYNYATPHFYTVRDFPKDKNELRVESLYSSPWPGGWWRISDAMAYMETASLATLDYAAKYGDVLLYNRYQAGRNTIKKYEQEPPYAYFIPQKQRDPARPAELLRRLAFHGIRIGQLSKEVAFEGRIYPKGTWVIPMNQEYGELTKQLLDVQSYPDLREFPGGPPEQPYDAAGWTLPLQFELNVIPATTPLTADLKGAIQLVTGTGKDWTADDRKDANPADFVMGIGFDTNPVSAGIKAPEGRLTGAGTIALVNPVENNAFKIIARSLKAGGTVKYSKDNQRYAISGVGRTTLEPWIKDLGVTAELTTNTSGATVKPRIAVYKPWTASMDEGWTHWVLEQFEFPFVNISNADVFAGDLNDRFDVILIASDRPRNIKDGFTKGSVPPAYEGGLGELGASNLNSFVSQGGTLVCLNASSDYAIEALNLPVKNVVAGVNSKDFFTGGSLLEIETDATHPVMAGMPTRAAVFVEGSPVFATLDGFKGQALAKFAVGGSPLRSGYLLGEKYLHGYAASLDVQHGKGNVILHGFRPQWRGQPLGTYRVLLNSVLYSGDVAKGKYGAPEFWKTPLVPAAK; from the coding sequence ATGAACATCTCCCCACTGTGCGGACTGAAACGTATTTCACTACTTGTATGCACTTATTTCTGGTTAACCAGTTCATTCGTAAACGGGCAGCAGAAAGCCATTCCAAAACCTGAAGAAACGCTTGGCTTTCCCGTGGGGGCCGATTTTAAACTCGCTACCTACGAACAATCACTGGCCTATTTTAAAAAACTGGACGACGCCAGCGACATGGTTAAGCTGGTGCATGTGGGCGAAACCTCCGAAGGACGACCCTGGTATTTTGCCCTGATCTCAGCCAAAAAGAACCTCGATAATATCGACAAGTACCGAGCTATTGCTCAACGGCTGGCGCATCCGGCGGGCCTGACAGATGAAGAAGCCAAAAAACTGTCGCTGGAAGGCAGACCGCTAGTGCATATCGACGGTGGCTTGCACGCATCGGAAGTGGCCGGAGCGCAACACACGATTTCGCTGGCTTACGATATCCTCACCAAAGCAGATGATCCCAAGATTAAGAACATCTTGGATAATGTGATTCTGCTGCTGTGGCCATCGCTCAACCCCGATGGGCAAACGATGATTGGCGACTGGTACAAATCCAATGTTGGCACGCCCTACGAAATCGCCCCACCGCCGTTTCTGTATCAGAAATATGTTGGTCACGACAACAACCGCGATGCCTATATGCTCAACATGATCGAGTCGCGGGTGGTGATCCGCACCTGGCGCGAGTGGGAGCCGAATATCATCTTTGTTCACCACCAAACGGCACCGTTTCCAACGCGAATCTGGTTGCCACCCTTTGCCGAACCGATTGCGTCGCAGACGCCCCCCATTATTGCCCGCGAAGTGAATATGATTGGTATGGCAATGGCGCAGGCATTGGAAAGCAACGGCCAGAAAGGGGCCACACACATGGGTACGGGCTTCGATGCCTGGTATCCCGGCTATATCGACTACATGCCGGTGCTGCAAAATATTCCGGCTTTCTGGACCGAAACGGCCTTGTATAACTACGCCACGCCCCACTTTTATACCGTTCGCGACTTCCCGAAAGACAAAAATGAGCTTCGGGTGGAGTCGTTATATTCGAGTCCGTGGCCGGGTGGCTGGTGGCGTATCAGCGACGCGATGGCCTATATGGAAACGGCTTCGCTGGCTACCCTGGATTATGCCGCTAAATACGGCGACGTGCTCCTCTATAATCGCTATCAGGCGGGGCGAAACACCATCAAAAAATATGAACAGGAACCGCCATACGCTTATTTCATTCCCCAAAAACAGCGCGACCCCGCCCGCCCTGCCGAACTCCTGCGTCGGTTGGCCTTTCACGGCATTCGCATTGGTCAGTTGAGTAAAGAAGTTGCCTTTGAAGGACGAATCTACCCCAAAGGCACCTGGGTCATACCCATGAATCAGGAGTATGGTGAATTGACGAAACAACTGCTTGATGTGCAATCGTATCCCGACTTGCGCGAGTTTCCGGGTGGGCCACCCGAGCAACCGTATGATGCGGCTGGCTGGACACTGCCGCTACAATTTGAACTGAATGTTATTCCGGCCACAACGCCCTTAACGGCCGACCTGAAAGGAGCTATTCAACTGGTAACGGGCACTGGAAAAGACTGGACAGCCGATGACCGTAAAGACGCCAACCCCGCCGATTTTGTGATGGGTATTGGGTTCGATACGAACCCGGTATCGGCGGGTATAAAAGCGCCCGAAGGTCGGCTGACCGGTGCGGGTACGATAGCGCTGGTTAACCCGGTCGAGAACAATGCCTTTAAAATCATTGCCCGCTCGTTGAAAGCGGGCGGAACGGTCAAGTACAGCAAAGACAACCAGCGCTATGCCATCAGTGGAGTTGGGAGAACTACCCTGGAGCCCTGGATAAAAGACCTGGGCGTGACCGCCGAACTGACCACCAATACATCTGGAGCAACGGTGAAACCTCGTATTGCCGTCTACAAACCCTGGACGGCCAGCATGGACGAAGGCTGGACGCATTGGGTGCTGGAACAGTTCGAATTCCCTTTCGTCAACATCAGCAATGCCGACGTTTTTGCGGGCGATCTGAACGACCGGTTCGATGTTATCCTCATTGCGTCTGATCGGCCCAGAAATATCAAAGATGGATTTACAAAAGGCTCGGTTCCACCCGCCTACGAAGGTGGTTTGGGCGAGTTGGGGGCCAGCAATCTGAATAGTTTTGTGAGTCAGGGCGGCACACTCGTTTGTTTGAACGCCAGTAGCGACTACGCTATCGAAGCCCTGAATTTGCCCGTCAAAAATGTGGTGGCGGGAGTTAACAGCAAAGACTTTTTTACGGGTGGATCGCTCCTGGAAATCGAAACCGACGCCACCCACCCGGTCATGGCCGGCATGCCAACTCGGGCCGCTGTCTTCGTAGAAGGTAGCCCTGTTTTTGCCACTCTCGACGGCTTTAAAGGGCAGGCACTGGCGAAGTTTGCCGTAGGCGGTTCGCCCTTGCGGTCGGGGTATTTGCTGGGTGAAAAATATTTACACGGATACGCAGCTTCGCTGGATGTTCAGCATGGAAAAGGGAATGTCATTCTACATGGTTTCCGCCCTCAGTGGCGCGGGCAACCTCTGGGTACTTACCGGGTGTTGCTCAACTCGGTACTATATAGTGGTGACGTTGCCAAAGGAAAGTATGGCGCGCCGGAGTTCTGGAAAACACCGTTGGTTCCGGCAGCAAAATGA
- a CDS encoding amidohydrolase family protein yields the protein MRSLLFVLLLALTSSVSAQELVSNGQRDIVFKSVNVIPMDRELVIENQTVVVRNGKITALGNEGKVTVGKDALVIDAKGKYLTPGWAEIHAHVPPIDDIEPMKEVMILYLANGITTIRGMLGHPKHLELRSKINSGEILGPHFYATGPSFNGQTVKTAERGAQMVREQKAAGYDFLKLHPGLTKETFPAIAKTAHEVGIPFVGHVSFNVGVWRAIDADYSSIDHMDGFVEAIVPRSDTLAEHETGLFASWIAYRADASQIPKLVKGLREKHIRVVPTQALAERWLSPLPADAFTNDPEMKYMKPEQVAGWENTKKGYLANPNFSKEHAEKLIQIRRKLIYECQKNGVDLLLGSDAPQIFNVPGFSIHHEMKYMVDAGLTPYEVLRTGTVNVASYLNKPDWGVIKTGNVSDLVLLSGNPLTDISQTKNIDGVMIGTNWLSKDYIQKELKKLEKQ from the coding sequence ATGCGAAGTCTACTTTTTGTTCTGCTTCTCGCTTTAACATCGTCTGTGTCTGCGCAGGAACTTGTCAGCAACGGTCAGCGTGACATTGTATTTAAATCGGTAAACGTTATTCCGATGGATCGGGAGCTGGTTATCGAAAATCAGACGGTGGTCGTGCGGAATGGGAAGATAACCGCTCTTGGGAACGAAGGGAAAGTGACTGTCGGCAAAGACGCCCTGGTCATTGACGCCAAAGGTAAATACCTGACGCCGGGCTGGGCCGAAATCCACGCGCACGTGCCGCCCATCGACGACATTGAGCCAATGAAAGAGGTGATGATACTGTATCTGGCCAATGGGATTACCACCATTCGGGGTATGCTGGGGCACCCAAAACACCTGGAACTGCGCAGTAAAATAAACAGCGGGGAAATTTTGGGTCCGCACTTTTATGCCACTGGCCCATCCTTCAACGGGCAAACCGTGAAAACGGCCGAACGAGGAGCCCAGATGGTGCGTGAGCAGAAAGCCGCTGGCTACGATTTTCTGAAACTGCACCCCGGCCTGACCAAAGAGACGTTTCCGGCCATTGCCAAAACTGCGCACGAAGTTGGTATTCCGTTTGTAGGGCATGTGTCGTTCAATGTGGGCGTCTGGCGGGCCATCGATGCGGACTACTCGTCCATCGACCATATGGATGGGTTTGTCGAAGCCATTGTTCCCCGCTCCGACACGCTGGCTGAGCACGAAACCGGCCTGTTCGCGTCGTGGATTGCGTACCGGGCCGATGCGTCGCAGATTCCCAAACTCGTGAAGGGGCTTCGCGAAAAACACATCCGGGTGGTTCCTACGCAAGCCCTGGCCGAACGCTGGCTTTCACCCCTCCCGGCCGATGCCTTTACCAACGACCCCGAAATGAAATACATGAAACCGGAGCAAGTGGCAGGCTGGGAAAATACGAAAAAAGGCTACCTCGCTAATCCTAACTTCTCGAAAGAACATGCCGAAAAGCTCATTCAGATTCGCCGGAAACTGATCTATGAATGCCAGAAAAATGGTGTTGATTTATTACTGGGCTCCGATGCTCCCCAGATTTTCAACGTACCCGGTTTCTCGATTCACCACGAAATGAAATACATGGTCGATGCGGGGTTGACACCCTACGAGGTGCTGCGAACGGGCACCGTCAATGTCGCTTCGTACCTGAACAAGCCCGACTGGGGCGTCATTAAAACCGGCAATGTGTCGGATTTGGTATTGCTGAGCGGCAACCCGTTAACCGACATCTCGCAAACCAAAAATATTGATGGCGTGATGATCGGCACGAACTGGCTGTCGAAAGATTATATCCAAAAAGAGTTGAAGAAGCTGGAGAAACAGTAA
- a CDS encoding NAD-dependent epimerase/dehydratase family protein encodes MKIRAIITGATGMVGEGVMHECLQQPDVEQVLLINRKPSGVSHPKVKEIIHKDFFDLSAIESQLSGYNACFFCLGVSSVGMKEDEYRHLTYDLTLHVAQTLSRLNPDMTFGYISGAATDSIEKGSSMWARVKGATENALMRLPFKKAYMFRPGFMKPTPGLKNTLVYYKYINWLYPIGRALYPAGFSTLQELAQAMIKSASIGYEKPVLEVKDIVKLANR; translated from the coding sequence ATGAAAATCAGAGCAATTATAACCGGTGCTACGGGTATGGTAGGCGAAGGCGTTATGCACGAATGTCTACAACAGCCCGATGTAGAACAGGTACTTCTAATTAACCGCAAACCCAGTGGCGTATCGCATCCGAAAGTAAAGGAGATCATTCACAAGGACTTTTTCGACCTGTCGGCTATCGAGTCGCAGTTGAGCGGGTACAATGCCTGTTTTTTCTGTCTGGGCGTGTCGTCGGTCGGAATGAAAGAAGACGAGTACCGCCATCTGACCTACGACCTGACGTTACACGTGGCCCAGACATTATCGAGGCTCAACCCCGACATGACTTTCGGCTATATTTCGGGTGCAGCTACCGACAGTATAGAAAAAGGGAGCAGTATGTGGGCGAGGGTGAAGGGAGCGACAGAGAATGCGCTGATGCGTCTGCCGTTCAAAAAAGCGTATATGTTCAGGCCGGGCTTCATGAAACCGACCCCCGGATTAAAAAATACGCTGGTCTATTATAAGTACATTAACTGGCTGTACCCCATTGGCCGGGCGCTTTACCCGGCTGGCTTTTCCACCTTGCAGGAGTTGGCACAGGCGATGATCAAGTCGGCCTCAATTGGCTATGAAAAGCCTGTTCTGGAAGTGAAGGATATTGTAAAGCTGGCTAATCGTTGA
- a CDS encoding LiaI-LiaF-like domain-containing protein — translation MKRSNGLFWGIFLLTLGVLFLARRAGWLDVDWHSLVNLWPVLLILAGVNLILERRGNPAAFITTVMLAVAVPTTLFGFLSHDRDRDGFNMRWNHDDDDDDNNNESDSDDDNGNDDDNDNEEEYRSERDHRDTESTQTHTNTFAESMQGDTREAVLKLSGGAGRFIISEPTSELIKADTKQTVGSYSMSVERDETTHTPTIELKPTDEENHIDLKDGNYQNRVDVHLNATPVWSMDVALGAGQADLDLSSYAVRSLKLGAGAAELDLKLGAKVDQADVKLDVGAASVTVRVPKEVGCRVKKDGALNIEQLDDFTDVGGGEFVSSGYDATKKKMTIRFNGGISKFKVVRY, via the coding sequence ATGAAACGAAGTAACGGATTATTCTGGGGCATTTTTCTGCTCACGCTAGGGGTACTTTTCCTGGCCCGGCGGGCAGGTTGGTTAGATGTAGACTGGCATTCGCTGGTGAATTTGTGGCCGGTTCTGTTGATTCTGGCAGGCGTAAACCTGATTCTGGAACGACGCGGGAATCCCGCTGCGTTTATCACAACGGTGATGCTGGCCGTAGCGGTGCCAACAACGCTCTTTGGTTTTCTGTCGCATGACCGGGATCGCGATGGGTTCAATATGCGCTGGAATCATGACGACGATGACGACGACAATAACAATGAGAGCGATTCGGATGATGATAACGGCAATGACGACGATAACGACAATGAAGAAGAGTATCGGTCGGAGCGTGATCACCGGGATACCGAAAGCACGCAGACGCACACCAACACCTTTGCCGAATCCATGCAGGGCGATACGCGGGAGGCTGTGCTGAAATTATCGGGTGGGGCAGGTCGGTTTATCATCAGTGAACCTACCAGCGAACTCATCAAAGCCGATACCAAACAGACCGTTGGAAGCTATTCGATGTCGGTAGAGCGTGATGAAACGACCCACACGCCAACCATTGAGTTGAAGCCAACAGACGAAGAAAATCATATTGACCTGAAAGATGGCAACTACCAAAACCGGGTGGATGTACACCTGAACGCTACGCCCGTCTGGTCGATGGATGTGGCCCTCGGCGCGGGGCAGGCAGATCTCGATTTAAGTTCGTATGCGGTTAGAAGCCTGAAACTCGGTGCCGGTGCAGCTGAACTGGACCTGAAATTGGGTGCCAAAGTCGATCAGGCCGATGTGAAACTGGATGTTGGTGCAGCTTCAGTTACCGTTCGGGTCCCTAAAGAAGTGGGATGCCGGGTTAAGAAAGACGGAGCCCTCAACATTGAACAACTGGACGATTTTACCGACGTAGGCGGTGGAGAATTCGTAAGCTCCGGTTACGATGCCACAAAAAAGAAAATGACCATCCGATTCAACGGGGGTATTTCAAAGTTCAAGGTGGTGCGCTACTGA
- a CDS encoding PspC domain-containing protein → MNKRLERFADQAQIGGVCAGLADYFGIDRALVRVLFVIGIFLPHFPAVIIYVILWIALPVRHFAGSVAQSTVYANPVFSMNPYNPNKPASPDRSLVGGAVLILLGVMFLIDRYFDINFRDLWPFILIAIGLWLIFRDRIKTPFDQNQHDPYKNDPYKNDPTQNDPNNGTL, encoded by the coding sequence ATGAACAAACGATTAGAACGCTTTGCTGACCAGGCCCAAATTGGGGGCGTATGCGCTGGTCTGGCCGATTATTTTGGAATCGATCGCGCGTTGGTACGCGTACTTTTTGTAATCGGGATTTTTCTGCCCCATTTCCCGGCTGTCATCATTTATGTTATCTTGTGGATCGCATTACCTGTTCGTCATTTTGCCGGTTCTGTGGCTCAATCAACTGTTTACGCAAACCCTGTTTTCTCCATGAATCCTTACAATCCCAATAAGCCCGCATCGCCCGACCGTAGCCTCGTTGGCGGAGCTGTTCTGATTTTACTTGGCGTAATGTTCCTGATTGACCGCTATTTCGACATCAATTTCCGCGATCTGTGGCCGTTCATTCTGATTGCCATCGGATTATGGCTGATTTTCCGGGATCGTATCAAAACCCCGTTCGATCAGAATCAACATGATCCCTACAAGAACGATCCCTACAAAAACGACCCAACGCAAAACGACCCCAACAACGGAACATTATAA
- a CDS encoding phosphoribosylanthranilate isomerase: MALKTLVKISNVTNLSDARYCAGMGVDMLGFSMDADSPDYVEPKKFAEIRGWVAGVQIVGETTSTDPDVIEQLLESYQPDLLQVDESALLPYLSTLSKSENELRYILRIDIAHLTLDQLDTLLQTGAASADYVLLESNGPVHLDDDLKALLQRYAARYPILLGIGISAENVHSLLDELSVRGISLSGGLEEQPGNKEFGELMDILEAIEED, from the coding sequence ATGGCCCTTAAAACGCTGGTTAAAATTTCTAATGTTACAAATCTCAGCGATGCTCGCTATTGTGCGGGTATGGGTGTTGATATGCTCGGTTTTTCGATGGATGCCGACTCGCCAGACTATGTTGAGCCAAAGAAGTTTGCCGAAATCCGCGGTTGGGTAGCGGGTGTACAAATCGTTGGTGAAACCACATCCACCGACCCGGACGTGATTGAGCAATTGCTGGAGTCGTACCAACCCGATTTACTTCAGGTCGACGAATCGGCTTTACTTCCTTATCTGAGTACGCTCAGTAAGTCTGAGAATGAACTGCGCTATATTTTACGCATAGATATAGCTCACCTAACCCTCGACCAACTCGATACACTTTTGCAGACAGGGGCAGCCAGTGCCGACTATGTTCTGCTCGAGAGCAATGGCCCGGTGCATCTGGACGATGACCTGAAAGCGCTTCTTCAGCGGTATGCCGCCCGTTATCCTATCCTGCTCGGAATCGGTATCTCTGCCGAAAACGTTCATAGTTTACTGGATGAGCTATCCGTGCGCGGTATTTCCCTAAGCGGAGGACTCGAAGAGCAACCCGGCAACAAGGAGTTTGGGGAGTTGATGGATATCCTCGAAGCGATAGAGGAGGACTAA
- a CDS encoding PadR family transcriptional regulator translates to MKRTYLGEFEELVLLTVAVLHESAYGVAITDELDRQTGRSVSISAVHAALHRLEEKGMLKSQMGEATAERGGRRKRLFTVTALGSRALHDIRAMRDQLWDSISPTALPAIAG, encoded by the coding sequence ATGAAACGAACGTACCTGGGTGAGTTTGAAGAACTGGTATTACTGACGGTTGCTGTCCTGCACGAGAGTGCCTATGGTGTTGCCATCACCGACGAACTGGACCGGCAAACAGGTCGCTCGGTGAGCATCAGTGCGGTGCATGCGGCCCTGCATCGGCTGGAAGAGAAAGGCATGCTTAAGTCGCAAATGGGCGAAGCCACCGCCGAACGGGGCGGACGACGCAAACGTCTCTTTACGGTTACGGCTCTGGGTAGCCGTGCCCTACACGACATCCGCGCTATGCGTGACCAGTTGTGGGATTCCATTTCTCCAACTGCCTTACCGGCCATTGCAGGTTAA
- a CDS encoding ABC transporter permease, whose product MNMPPRWADRLLEWFCASHLLEEIQGDLHERFIRDVQMAGSAIANRRYWLNVLRFIRPFALKRQSELYPSVSLFSPAMLQNYIKIAFRNLARNKAYSAINIIGLSIGLAAAMLIMLYTKDEVSYDRFHAKNPSIYRITSKSLTPAGIVDYLQAYIGVFPGPKFHEGVPEITDFVRYRENQLDMKQGNEIKSQAVHFADTSFFSIFTFPLLSGNPKTALQQPKTVVISEDIAEKNFGTTNALGKTLFFKDYEDKFEPYTVTGVAKKCPQNSSIKFDVLMPLVIGAEEMANNENWFSVFMNTFVLVSPGANLKAVEAKMNQVYVADARESIKSVTKKFGIMGKTVYMLQPFTDMHLSKELPASNGLVDESNPTFSYILSGIALFILLIACINFINLTVARSLKRAKEIGVRKVVGGARTQLIIQFLGESFLLCFAAFLFAIVLIELALPTFNQLADKSLALSYLFDAKLVAGYFALFIITSLLSGFYPALILSGYSPVQTLYSRFNLSGKNYLQKSLVVLQFTLASFLIIASLTIYSQFNFLTSKELGYDDKNLVVIDKSNMKRSEAKLLKEELIKSQSIIDVAPKNGGFWGTTAKINGETQVNFTYETVNENYLPLFDIPIVKGRNFSASFPSDSSHSILVNETFVKEAGWKKPIGQVVDFWFKNEKYTVVGVVKDHHYQSLSEKIKPQLFTMRQSNDYGKAFIKIKPGTETASLRHIQKVFKRLFPLNPYSYKFLDQENLKRYESEAKWKQMMLYGAILTIFISCIGLFGLATLSAERRTKEIGIRKVLGASVGSVVQLLSTDFLKLVSLSFIFAFPAAWYAMQEWLSNYPYRISIGPWMFIATALIAISIAFLTVSGQSLRAAMIDPVKSLKAE is encoded by the coding sequence ATGAACATGCCGCCCCGCTGGGCCGACCGCCTGCTCGAATGGTTCTGCGCTTCTCACTTGCTGGAGGAAATACAGGGCGATTTGCACGAGCGGTTCATACGTGATGTCCAAATGGCGGGCTCTGCAATAGCAAATCGTCGTTACTGGCTCAACGTGCTTCGTTTTATACGGCCATTTGCGCTGAAACGTCAATCCGAACTATACCCTTCAGTCTCCTTATTCAGCCCGGCTATGTTACAGAACTATATTAAAATCGCCTTCCGAAACCTCGCCCGAAACAAGGCGTACTCGGCCATTAATATTATCGGTTTGAGCATTGGTCTGGCAGCGGCTATGCTGATCATGCTGTATACCAAAGACGAAGTTAGCTACGACCGCTTTCATGCGAAAAACCCGTCTATTTACCGGATCACCAGCAAATCGCTGACACCGGCTGGCATTGTTGACTACTTACAGGCATACATCGGTGTTTTTCCGGGGCCAAAATTCCACGAGGGAGTCCCGGAAATAACGGACTTTGTACGGTATCGGGAAAACCAGCTGGATATGAAACAGGGCAATGAAATAAAAAGCCAGGCCGTTCATTTCGCCGATACCAGTTTCTTTTCAATTTTCACATTCCCACTGTTAAGCGGCAACCCAAAAACCGCGCTGCAACAGCCAAAAACCGTTGTTATATCGGAGGACATAGCGGAGAAAAACTTTGGTACGACAAACGCGCTGGGCAAAACGCTGTTTTTTAAAGACTATGAAGACAAATTCGAGCCTTACACCGTGACGGGCGTAGCGAAAAAATGCCCACAAAATTCGTCTATTAAGTTCGATGTGCTTATGCCGCTGGTGATCGGGGCTGAAGAGATGGCCAATAATGAGAATTGGTTCAGTGTCTTCATGAACACGTTCGTACTGGTCAGCCCCGGAGCAAACCTGAAGGCGGTGGAGGCTAAAATGAATCAGGTCTACGTAGCCGATGCACGGGAGAGTATTAAATCAGTTACCAAAAAGTTCGGCATCATGGGCAAAACGGTGTACATGCTTCAACCGTTTACCGACATGCACCTGAGTAAAGAACTACCGGCCAGCAACGGACTTGTTGACGAAAGCAACCCTACCTTTTCGTATATTTTATCGGGCATTGCGCTCTTCATTCTTCTGATTGCCTGTATCAACTTTATCAATCTGACCGTGGCCCGCTCCCTGAAACGAGCCAAGGAAATAGGTGTCAGAAAAGTAGTTGGCGGGGCCAGAACGCAACTGATCATCCAGTTTTTAGGCGAATCGTTCCTGTTGTGTTTTGCGGCCTTTCTGTTTGCTATCGTCCTGATTGAACTGGCCTTACCAACGTTCAATCAACTGGCAGACAAATCTCTTGCGCTCTCGTATCTGTTTGACGCTAAACTGGTTGCGGGCTACTTCGCCCTGTTTATTATCACAAGCCTGTTATCGGGATTTTACCCCGCCCTCATTTTATCGGGCTACAGTCCGGTTCAAACACTGTATAGTCGATTTAATCTTTCCGGGAAAAACTACTTGCAGAAATCACTCGTAGTACTCCAGTTTACGCTGGCTTCTTTTCTGATCATTGCCTCCCTGACCATCTACTCTCAATTCAATTTTCTGACCAGTAAAGAATTAGGCTACGACGATAAAAATCTGGTAGTGATCGACAAGTCGAACATGAAACGAAGCGAAGCCAAACTACTAAAAGAAGAATTGATCAAGAGTCAGAGCATCATTGACGTCGCACCCAAGAATGGCGGCTTTTGGGGTACAACGGCTAAAATTAACGGGGAAACGCAAGTGAACTTTACCTACGAAACAGTCAACGAAAACTATCTACCGCTCTTTGACATACCGATTGTGAAAGGGCGAAATTTTTCAGCATCGTTCCCCTCCGATTCGTCGCATTCGATACTGGTCAACGAAACGTTCGTTAAAGAAGCAGGCTGGAAAAAGCCTATTGGTCAAGTCGTTGACTTCTGGTTCAAGAATGAAAAGTACACCGTCGTCGGCGTCGTGAAAGATCATCATTATCAGTCGTTGAGCGAGAAAATAAAGCCGCAACTATTTACCATGAGACAAAGCAATGACTATGGTAAGGCGTTTATTAAAATCAAACCGGGTACAGAAACGGCCAGTCTTCGGCACATCCAGAAAGTCTTTAAACGGCTATTTCCCCTTAACCCCTATTCGTATAAGTTTCTGGATCAGGAAAACCTGAAACGGTACGAGTCGGAGGCCAAATGGAAGCAGATGATGCTCTACGGAGCCATCCTTACCATCTTTATTTCCTGCATCGGCCTGTTCGGGTTAGCCACCCTTTCGGCCGAGCGACGCACGAAGGAAATCGGCATTCGGAAAGTACTGGGTGCTTCGGTTGGCAGCGTTGTTCAGTTGCTGTCGACCGACTTCCTGAAGCTGGTTTCGCTCTCGTTCATCTTCGCCTTCCCGGCCGCCTGGTATGCTATGCAGGAATGGCTTAGCAACTATCCTTACCGCATCAGTATTGGCCCCTGGATGTTCATCGCCACCGCACTTATTGCGATTTCAATTGCCTTTCTAACCGTTAGCGGGCAGTCGTTACGGGCCGCCATGATTGATCCGGTGAAGAGTTTAAAAGCGGAGTAA